A stretch of the Candidatus Rokuibacteriota bacterium genome encodes the following:
- a CDS encoding AAC(3) family N-acetyltransferase, translating to MSTAARGIVALLPKGAKERLKGWRKRLRLAYLRRWRAFGPDDLAAAVQRLGVAPGDVVMVHSSFDRFAGFAGKPTDVLRVLQEAVGPTGTLLMPTLPFTVTAVEYVSRGEIFDVRRTPSRVGLLTELFRRSAGVVRSVHPTHPVAAWGARAAEMIATHHLARTPCGEGSPFARLLERDGRVLFLGADIDSMTLFHCVEEMLEPGMPISPFTKDEIALESRDETGGILLTKTRLFDPAVSRRRNLEKLRPVLRQRGRWAQGRVGGLDLILLNARDVLAAGRWLAEHGVYCYDA from the coding sequence ATGAGCACCGCGGCGCGGGGGATCGTGGCTCTCCTCCCGAAGGGAGCCAAGGAGCGGCTCAAGGGATGGCGCAAGCGGCTGCGGCTGGCCTATCTCCGCCGCTGGCGGGCCTTCGGGCCCGACGACCTGGCGGCCGCGGTCCAGCGACTCGGCGTCGCCCCGGGCGACGTGGTGATGGTTCACAGCTCTTTCGACCGGTTCGCGGGGTTCGCCGGCAAGCCCACCGACGTGCTCCGCGTGCTCCAGGAGGCGGTGGGCCCCACCGGCACCCTGCTGATGCCGACGCTCCCCTTCACCGTGACCGCCGTCGAGTACGTGTCGCGAGGGGAGATCTTCGACGTCCGGCGGACGCCCTCGCGGGTCGGCCTGCTCACCGAGCTGTTCCGCCGCTCCGCGGGCGTCGTGCGCAGCGTCCACCCGACCCACCCGGTGGCGGCCTGGGGGGCCCGCGCGGCGGAGATGATCGCCACTCACCACCTGGCGCGGACGCCCTGCGGTGAAGGCAGTCCCTTTGCGCGGCTCCTCGAGCGGGACGGCCGCGTCCTCTTCCTGGGGGCGGACATCGACTCGATGACGCTCTTCCACTGCGTCGAGGAGATGCTCGAGCCGGGCATGCCGATCTCGCCCTTCACGAAGGACGAGATCGCCCTCGAGAGCCGGGACGAGACGGGCGGAATCCTCCTGACCAAGACGCGTCTCTTCGATCCTGCGGTGTCGCGCCGACGGAACCTCGAGAAGCTCCGTCCCGTCCTCCGGCAGCGGGGCAGGTGGGCGCAGGGCCGGGTGGGCGGACTTGACCTGATCCTCCTCAACGCGCGAGACGTCCTGGCGGCGGGCCGCTGGCTCGCCGAGCACGGAGTGTACTGCTATGACGCATGA
- a CDS encoding HAD-IIIC family phosphatase, whose product MTHDASTAAEARRALRAALDGSDLAAARRAARTLLGQPSQGAAAAFIRRAIENAAAERLGLAPLRVALLSSFSIEFIHDLLIALGFLEGLHLQIHQAGFSQFRQELLGADSGLYAFSPDVVVLALEGKDVAPVLYAHEAPEGDDRLGQAVAEAGQELATLVRAFRDRSAATLLVHNFAPPTWRHLGILDGHLGPGQAEMVGMLNAELARLCRETRGAYAVDYAGLVHRAGALRWYDDRMDHYAKAPIGQAVLPELAREHVKFFRALAGKAKKCLVLDLDNTLWGGILGEDGPTGIKLGPDYPGSAYVAFQRAIRGLRQRGVILAVASKNNPDDVDELLATHPHMVLRPQDFSVLRVGWGAKSRSLAEIAAHLNIALDHVLFADDNPAECDEVAHALPAVTVLPLPARPEHFVRALLEPGYFDGLSVSAEDLRRAELYQQRDQAEALRAESGSLEDFYRRLEMEVILAPVRDGSVARAAQLTQKTNQFNVTTIRYSEADLLERQASPAWLVRTVQVRDRFGDNGIVGVVMARAEADEMEVDSLLLSCRVIGRTVETAMLAHVCEHALRLGSRRVRGRIVPTAKNLPVRDLYLRHGFRRESGEEPGETSWILDLAGEPVRHPDWMKVVSDPSAR is encoded by the coding sequence ATGACGCATGACGCATCGACCGCGGCCGAGGCCCGCCGCGCCCTCCGTGCGGCTCTCGACGGCAGCGACCTCGCGGCGGCCAGGCGGGCGGCCCGGACACTGCTGGGCCAGCCCTCCCAGGGAGCCGCGGCGGCCTTCATCCGCCGGGCGATCGAGAACGCAGCGGCGGAGCGTCTGGGGCTCGCCCCGCTGAGGGTGGCCCTCCTCTCGTCCTTCTCCATCGAGTTCATCCACGACCTGCTGATCGCGCTGGGCTTCCTCGAGGGGCTGCACCTGCAGATCCACCAGGCGGGCTTCTCCCAGTTCCGCCAGGAGCTCCTCGGCGCGGACTCCGGCCTCTACGCCTTCTCCCCCGATGTCGTCGTGCTCGCCCTGGAAGGCAAGGACGTCGCCCCCGTGCTGTACGCCCACGAGGCGCCGGAGGGCGACGACCGCCTCGGGCAGGCGGTGGCCGAGGCCGGGCAGGAGCTGGCCACGCTCGTGAGGGCGTTCCGCGACCGCTCGGCCGCGACGCTCCTGGTCCACAACTTCGCCCCGCCCACGTGGCGCCACCTCGGGATCCTCGATGGGCACCTCGGCCCCGGCCAGGCCGAGATGGTCGGCATGCTCAACGCCGAGCTGGCCCGCCTCTGCCGCGAGACCCGAGGCGCCTACGCCGTCGACTACGCGGGTCTCGTCCACCGCGCGGGCGCGCTCCGGTGGTACGACGACCGGATGGATCACTACGCGAAGGCCCCGATCGGGCAGGCGGTGCTGCCGGAGCTGGCCCGCGAGCACGTGAAGTTCTTCCGCGCGCTGGCCGGAAAGGCCAAGAAGTGCCTCGTCCTCGACCTCGACAACACGCTGTGGGGAGGGATCCTCGGCGAGGACGGGCCCACGGGGATAAAGCTCGGACCCGACTACCCCGGGAGCGCCTACGTGGCCTTCCAGCGGGCGATCCGCGGCCTCCGCCAGCGGGGCGTCATCCTGGCCGTGGCCAGCAAGAACAACCCCGACGACGTCGACGAGCTCCTCGCCACGCATCCGCACATGGTGCTGCGCCCGCAGGACTTCTCCGTCCTCCGCGTCGGCTGGGGCGCCAAGAGCCGGTCTCTCGCAGAGATCGCCGCGCACCTCAACATCGCCCTCGACCACGTGCTCTTCGCCGACGACAATCCCGCCGAGTGTGACGAAGTCGCCCATGCCCTGCCGGCGGTGACCGTCCTGCCCCTGCCCGCGCGGCCGGAGCACTTCGTCCGGGCCCTCCTCGAGCCCGGGTACTTCGACGGCCTGAGCGTCTCCGCCGAGGATCTCCGGCGCGCCGAGCTGTACCAGCAGCGCGACCAGGCCGAGGCGCTCCGCGCCGAGAGCGGCTCGCTGGAGGACTTCTACCGGCGGCTCGAGATGGAGGTGATCCTCGCCCCGGTGCGCGACGGCTCGGTGGCGCGTGCGGCGCAGCTGACCCAGAAGACGAACCAGTTCAACGTGACGACCATCCGGTACAGCGAGGCGGACCTCCTCGAGCGCCAGGCGAGCCCGGCGTGGCTGGTGCGTACGGTCCAGGTGCGGGACCGCTTCGGCGACAACGGCATCGTCGGCGTCGTGATGGCACGCGCCGAGGCCGACGAGATGGAGGTCGACTCGCTCCTGCTCAGCTGCCGCGTGATCGGGCGCACCGTCGAGACGGCGATGCTGGCGCACGTGTGCGAGCACGCGCTCCGCCTGGGCAGCCGGCGTGTCCGCGGTCGCATCGTTCCCACGGCCAAGAACCTCCCGGTCCGCGATCTCTACCTGCGCCACGGTTTCCGCCGCGAGTCCGGCGAGGAGCCCGGGGAGACCTCCTGGATCCTCGACCTCGCCGGGGAGCCCGTCCGGCATCCCGACTGGATGAAGGTCGTCTCGGACCCCTCCGCGCGCTGA
- a CDS encoding right-handed parallel beta-helix repeat-containing protein has product MWRVFAQWLLVAAAAAGAARPAAGGEIGPGADWCAALRMLKPGEELSLRAGDYQGPCGIRAGGAPGAPVVLRAADPARRPRIVYQGSTSNVLEIRASHVIVRGLEFGPSLPGVDAVRVFGGEEVTVEECRFLGPGGIAVVANHASVRGLTVRRNEILSPWTTAMYFGCHDGRSCTVSDLLVERNFVRDVTAPDPQIGYGVQIKANSSGIVRDNVIVDTKGPGIMVYGAGEARGPSLVERNLVMGSRSSSGIVVGGGPAVVRNNIAVGNAVAGIGLEDFRGRGWLRGVVVAHNTIYANGAAGIQLPSNGPLEVVIVNNAVNARAGTPALPLQRTGVTLAGNVDCSVTACFARPEAGDFSPLAGSALGHGTAGAGTRLLQPGDDFFGVRRGVAPIPGAIERAAGPVPLGIKP; this is encoded by the coding sequence GTGTGGCGGGTGTTCGCGCAGTGGCTGCTCGTGGCGGCGGCCGCGGCGGGCGCCGCGCGGCCCGCCGCGGGGGGCGAGATCGGGCCGGGGGCAGACTGGTGCGCCGCCCTGCGGATGCTGAAGCCCGGAGAGGAGCTGTCGCTTCGCGCCGGGGACTACCAGGGGCCGTGCGGGATCCGCGCCGGGGGGGCGCCGGGGGCGCCGGTCGTGCTGCGCGCCGCCGATCCCGCGCGCCGCCCGCGCATCGTCTACCAGGGCTCGACCTCCAACGTCCTCGAGATCCGCGCCAGCCACGTGATCGTCCGGGGCCTCGAGTTCGGTCCGAGCCTCCCCGGCGTGGACGCGGTCAGGGTGTTCGGCGGCGAGGAGGTGACCGTCGAGGAGTGTCGCTTCCTCGGGCCGGGCGGCATCGCCGTGGTGGCCAACCACGCCAGCGTGCGGGGCTTGACCGTTCGGCGGAACGAGATCCTCTCCCCGTGGACCACCGCCATGTACTTCGGCTGCCACGACGGCCGGTCGTGCACGGTCTCGGACCTGCTCGTGGAGCGGAACTTCGTCCGGGACGTGACAGCTCCGGACCCGCAGATCGGCTACGGTGTGCAGATCAAGGCCAACTCGTCCGGGATCGTCAGGGACAACGTGATCGTGGACACCAAGGGGCCGGGGATCATGGTGTACGGCGCCGGCGAGGCGCGAGGCCCGAGTCTCGTCGAGCGCAACCTGGTCATGGGCTCCCGGAGCTCGTCGGGCATCGTGGTCGGGGGTGGGCCGGCCGTGGTCCGGAACAACATCGCCGTGGGGAATGCCGTGGCCGGCATCGGCCTCGAGGACTTCCGGGGCCGCGGCTGGCTGCGGGGCGTGGTCGTGGCGCACAACACGATCTACGCCAACGGAGCGGCGGGGATCCAGCTCCCCAGCAATGGCCCCCTGGAGGTCGTCATCGTCAACAACGCCGTGAACGCCCGGGCGGGCACGCCGGCCCTCCCCCTCCAGCGGACGGGCGTGACGCTGGCGGGCAACGTGGACTGCTCGGTCACGGCGTGCTTCGCCCGGCCGGAGGCGGGTGATTTCTCCCCGCTCGCAGGGTCGGCGCTGGGGCATGGGACCGCGGGCGCGGGGACGCGCCTGCTCCAGCCAGGCGACGACTTCTTCGGCGTCCGGAGGGGCGTGGCCCCGATTCCGGGCGCGATCGAGCGCGCTGCCGGCCCCGTTCCCCTGGGCATCAAGCCCTGA
- a CDS encoding glycosyltransferase family 4 protein: protein MKAVLVHPYRLGTAGLTTFVLRLQEGLTATGWQALVLVAGDSNRVVPQEGAPGLHAIYLRRMWPESSRLKAFAGFWAMLPLTLWHLWSFLRRERVDVVHLHFTIPASLYFVALRPFSRWKLLATFHGTDGYGLRRRGTRYRLLVRLVLAGADLVTAVSGDLLRTVKTVYPALRAGTRVILNGNPAVAGPLPAAALPPSPTLPDRFVLAVGSLIPRKGYDVLVRAAGLAQDRGHPLDVVVVGDGPEAAALARLARESGVGARVVFAGEMSHAAALQFYPRASFFVHTAREEAFGLVLLEAMSFGKAVIATRVGGIPEFVRHGETGLLVEPDDADALAEAMMRLDTDRALCAALAARGQETALRDYSWDRVVEAYRAAYEDVLRSPSRHPSPATR from the coding sequence ATGAAGGCCGTGCTCGTGCACCCGTACCGTCTGGGCACGGCCGGACTCACCACGTTCGTGCTGAGGCTCCAGGAAGGGCTCACGGCCACGGGCTGGCAGGCGCTGGTCCTGGTGGCCGGGGACAGCAACCGGGTGGTCCCGCAGGAGGGGGCGCCCGGCCTCCACGCGATCTACCTCAGGCGCATGTGGCCGGAGTCCTCCCGGCTGAAGGCGTTCGCCGGCTTCTGGGCGATGCTCCCCCTCACCCTCTGGCATCTCTGGTCCTTCCTGCGACGGGAGCGCGTGGACGTCGTGCACCTGCACTTCACCATCCCCGCCTCGCTCTACTTCGTCGCCCTGCGCCCGTTCAGCCGCTGGAAGCTCCTGGCCACCTTTCACGGAACCGATGGGTATGGGCTGCGGCGTCGCGGCACCCGGTACCGCCTGCTGGTGCGGCTGGTGCTGGCGGGTGCGGACCTCGTGACCGCCGTGTCGGGGGACCTCCTGCGGACGGTGAAGACGGTGTACCCTGCGCTCCGCGCCGGCACCCGCGTCATCCTCAACGGCAATCCCGCCGTCGCTGGGCCCCTGCCGGCGGCCGCTCTGCCCCCGTCGCCGACGCTGCCGGACCGCTTCGTGCTCGCGGTGGGAAGCCTCATCCCGCGCAAGGGCTACGACGTCCTGGTCCGGGCGGCGGGGCTGGCGCAGGATCGCGGTCACCCCCTCGACGTGGTCGTCGTCGGGGACGGCCCGGAGGCCGCGGCGCTCGCGAGGCTGGCGCGGGAGTCGGGCGTCGGCGCCCGCGTGGTCTTCGCGGGTGAGATGTCGCACGCGGCGGCCTTGCAGTTCTACCCGCGCGCCAGCTTCTTCGTCCACACCGCCCGGGAAGAGGCCTTCGGCCTCGTGCTCCTCGAGGCGATGTCCTTCGGCAAGGCGGTGATCGCCACCCGCGTCGGCGGGATCCCGGAATTCGTGCGGCACGGCGAGACCGGGCTCCTCGTGGAGCCCGACGATGCGGACGCGCTCGCCGAGGCCATGATGCGGCTGGACACCGACCGGGCCCTCTGCGCCGCGCTGGCGGCGCGCGGGCAGGAGACAGCCCTCAGGGACTACTCGTGGGACCGCGTCGTGGAGGCCTACCGCGCGGCCTACGAGGACGTCCTGCGGTCGCCGTCCCGCCATCCCTCCCCGGCCACCCGGTGA
- a CDS encoding glycosyltransferase family 4 protein: protein MRHALFVAFHYPPESSSSGVLRTLKYTRYLGAHGWRVTVLTVRPDAYEVVDPALMRQVPPEVRVVRTAYLDSKRHLSVRGLHLALTAIPDRWIGWWPWGVRAGRRILRDDPPELIYSTSPHATAHLIAASLARTGRVPWVTDFRDPWYEDPPEPGTPRVVHRAARRLERMVVRRAALVIGSTRRLRDVLAARYPDEPPVKFAAIPNGFDEADFTALPLAERSSGDELVVVHAGNVNAEFRDPRPVFEAVGEAVAAGDIDPGRLRFRFLGGGPYGESAAVAGAVTAAGLTGRVQFLPRVPYDAALRELTGADMLLLLQASADTVDLVPAKLFEYLRAGRPVLAVVRPGATTEVLAQVGGGWAVDPRDGAGLRQALVAACAAWRAGHLGGMAASAGRLQGFSRAQLTAELARHFDRLVRGPGPAA from the coding sequence ATGAGGCACGCCCTCTTCGTCGCCTTCCATTACCCGCCGGAGTCCAGCAGCAGCGGCGTCCTCCGTACGCTCAAGTACACGCGCTACCTCGGCGCCCATGGCTGGCGGGTGACGGTGCTGACCGTGCGCCCGGACGCCTACGAGGTGGTGGACCCGGCGCTCATGCGTCAGGTCCCGCCCGAGGTGCGCGTCGTCCGCACGGCCTATCTCGACAGCAAGCGCCATCTGTCCGTGAGGGGCCTGCACCTGGCGCTGACGGCCATTCCCGACCGGTGGATCGGCTGGTGGCCATGGGGGGTGAGGGCCGGGAGGCGTATTCTCAGGGACGACCCGCCGGAGCTCATCTACTCGACCAGTCCCCACGCCACGGCGCATCTCATCGCCGCCTCGCTGGCGCGCACGGGACGTGTTCCCTGGGTGACGGACTTCCGTGACCCGTGGTACGAGGATCCGCCGGAGCCCGGCACGCCCCGGGTGGTGCACAGGGCGGCGCGGCGGCTCGAGCGCATGGTGGTTCGCCGGGCCGCCCTCGTGATCGGCAGCACCCGTCGGCTGCGGGACGTGCTCGCGGCGCGCTATCCCGACGAGCCCCCGGTCAAGTTCGCCGCCATCCCGAACGGCTTCGACGAGGCCGATTTCACCGCGCTGCCGCTGGCCGAGCGGTCGTCGGGAGACGAGCTGGTCGTGGTCCACGCCGGCAACGTCAATGCCGAGTTCCGCGACCCCCGGCCGGTCTTCGAGGCGGTGGGGGAGGCCGTGGCGGCGGGGGACATCGATCCGGGCCGGCTGCGGTTCAGGTTCCTGGGCGGCGGGCCCTACGGTGAGTCGGCCGCTGTGGCCGGCGCGGTGACAGCGGCCGGGCTGACGGGACGGGTGCAGTTCCTCCCGCGGGTGCCCTACGACGCGGCCCTGCGCGAGCTCACCGGCGCCGACATGCTTCTCCTGCTGCAGGCGTCGGCCGACACGGTCGACCTGGTGCCCGCGAAGCTCTTCGAGTACCTGCGCGCCGGACGGCCGGTCCTCGCGGTGGTCCGGCCCGGCGCCACCACGGAGGTGCTCGCGCAGGTGGGTGGCGGCTGGGCCGTGGATCCCAGGGACGGAGCCGGGCTGCGCCAGGCGCTCGTCGCGGCCTGCGCGGCCTGGCGGGCCGGCCATCTCGGCGGGATGGCGGCGAGTGCGGGGCGGCTCCAGGGCTTCAGCAGGGCGCAGCTGACGGCCGAGCTGGCCCGGCACTTCGACCGGCTGGTGCGAGGACCGGGGCCGGCAGCCTGA
- a CDS encoding acyl carrier protein, with the protein MEDRVKQIMADVLDLDPLAIDGETAMDSTESWDSLTHINLCLSLEQDFQVSFSVGEMEAMLSYEEILRVLTEKL; encoded by the coding sequence ATGGAAGACCGAGTCAAGCAGATCATGGCCGATGTCCTCGACCTGGACCCGCTGGCCATCGACGGCGAGACGGCGATGGACAGCACCGAATCGTGGGACTCCCTGACCCACATCAACCTCTGCCTCAGCCTCGAGCAGGACTTCCAGGTGTCGTTCAGCGTCGGCGAGATGGAAGCCATGCTGTCCTACGAGGAGATTCTTCGCGTCCTCACCGAGAAGCTGTAG